In Pseudomonas sp. MYb327, one DNA window encodes the following:
- a CDS encoding RHS repeat-associated core domain-containing protein — MRVRHIVYHRRDSVSSPEPYVSQHVYDLAGRAVLSRDPRLFLLSPPAANQLNKHSLSGSILLSENSDAGWRLGLIGAQGQGLEGWDQKLSHSRVDYDNQGRPTATFELARGEPEHCTARFTYADATADARHNRCGQLLRHDDTAGTVHFTQFALNGTALQHSRTFIADPQWAVDWPEPEFERDALLEKQPAITRLLCNAAGEPISQTDALGNQQIFIQTQAAELREVRLKLAGSPLEKTLLSETQYNAFGQIERQRAGNGVVSCATFRPEDGRLEHLNACLPDQPALQDLTYHYDPVGNITCVADAAEAIHFHRNQRIEPNNHYRYDSLYRLIAASGRQIRNVPGGPQLPPFQSVPDPAQLENYSRIYHYDQAGNLKVMQHHADSASRTERTAIAGVNNRSLREKNNGELPDEQEIAAGFDLNGNRLQLQAGQDLLWDRRNQLRQVDQVVREDEPNDCEFYVYDGSGQRQRKIRQSYTGTLTRTHETRYLPGVEIRTSENEILHVITIKAGRGTVQVLHWQAGQPSHIPHDQQRYNFTDHLGSSTLELDEAALLISRESHYPYGGTCWWAGRNKVEANYKTHRYSGQERDATGLYYYGLRYYMPWNQRWLSADPAGVADGLNLFAMVHGNPLRFVDRQGLVGADTVQAVTATAAREFTSAFIASAAQYAVAAVWSPFSPVTTVTGAILGGATGAMSGYATANWAQNRVTVGDPQSWTPLLAKASGVALGAALGAAPSLIGHFNPRGNTAAATQIGSFFGNVLRELSFQKLSNAGSNNTMPGGPDLNTGLIGSAVVGLTGGAAGFAGATLFGSSNVGLGLQSTLIAPMATMAGAAGSSVVRAARGAANVQAKPGDPAFNPVKGAIGLTSRHFLASLGQLANQAVEQIPGYSSLSPETRAGVTRAVGNAIGEMRLTYLNALNPGWYAEFGETTWDVENQAIGLGVEGGGVPISSSTAVDTTISEVFYTTSEILPGQHRYSQSDLPFQMTPM, encoded by the coding sequence ATGCGTGTGCGTCATATCGTCTATCACCGTCGCGACAGCGTTTCATCGCCTGAACCTTACGTTTCCCAGCACGTGTACGACCTCGCCGGACGTGCCGTCCTTAGCCGCGATCCACGCCTGTTCCTGCTCAGCCCGCCAGCCGCCAATCAACTGAACAAGCACAGCCTGTCAGGCTCGATATTGCTGTCGGAAAACAGTGACGCCGGATGGCGCCTGGGCTTGATCGGCGCACAGGGCCAGGGATTGGAAGGCTGGGATCAGAAGCTCAGCCACAGCCGCGTGGACTATGACAATCAAGGCCGGCCGACGGCCACGTTCGAGCTCGCTCGCGGCGAACCGGAACACTGCACTGCACGCTTTACCTACGCCGATGCCACTGCCGATGCGAGACATAACAGGTGCGGTCAGTTGCTTCGCCATGACGACACCGCGGGCACTGTGCATTTCACGCAATTCGCTCTCAATGGCACGGCGTTGCAACACAGCAGGACGTTCATCGCTGATCCACAGTGGGCGGTGGACTGGCCGGAACCTGAGTTCGAGCGCGATGCACTACTGGAAAAACAGCCCGCCATTACACGCCTTCTATGCAACGCAGCAGGCGAACCCATCAGCCAGACCGATGCACTGGGCAACCAGCAAATATTCATTCAGACCCAGGCCGCAGAATTGCGCGAAGTCCGTCTGAAACTTGCCGGATCGCCATTGGAAAAAACCCTGCTCAGTGAAACTCAATACAACGCCTTTGGCCAGATTGAACGACAACGTGCGGGAAACGGCGTTGTTTCATGTGCGACATTTCGGCCTGAAGATGGCCGCCTGGAACACTTGAATGCTTGTTTACCGGATCAACCCGCGTTGCAAGATTTGACTTACCACTACGATCCGGTGGGCAATATCACGTGCGTCGCCGACGCTGCCGAAGCCATTCACTTTCACCGCAATCAGCGCATCGAACCGAACAATCACTACCGTTACGACAGTCTGTATCGACTGATAGCAGCCAGCGGTCGCCAGATTCGCAACGTCCCGGGCGGGCCCCAACTGCCTCCTTTCCAGTCAGTTCCAGATCCGGCGCAACTTGAAAACTACTCCCGGATCTACCACTACGATCAAGCCGGCAACCTGAAAGTGATGCAACACCATGCCGACAGTGCAAGCCGCACCGAACGTACAGCCATCGCCGGCGTCAACAACCGCAGCCTGCGGGAAAAAAACAATGGCGAGTTGCCCGATGAGCAGGAAATTGCCGCTGGCTTTGACTTGAACGGCAACCGTTTGCAACTTCAAGCAGGGCAAGACCTGTTGTGGGATCGGCGCAATCAGCTGCGCCAGGTCGATCAGGTGGTACGCGAGGACGAACCGAACGATTGCGAATTTTACGTCTACGACGGCAGTGGCCAGCGTCAACGAAAAATCCGACAGTCTTACACCGGCACGCTTACCCGAACTCACGAAACCCGCTACTTGCCAGGTGTGGAAATTCGCACATCGGAAAATGAAATTCTCCATGTCATCACGATCAAGGCAGGGCGTGGCACAGTGCAGGTACTGCACTGGCAAGCAGGGCAACCGTCCCATATCCCTCACGACCAACAACGCTACAACTTCACCGATCATTTGGGTTCCAGCACCCTTGAATTGGACGAAGCGGCCTTGCTCATTTCACGGGAGAGCCATTACCCCTATGGCGGAACCTGTTGGTGGGCGGGGCGGAACAAGGTTGAAGCGAACTACAAAACGCATCGTTACTCCGGACAGGAACGGGATGCCACCGGTTTGTACTACTACGGGTTGCGCTACTACATGCCCTGGAATCAGCGCTGGCTGAGTGCGGATCCTGCAGGAGTCGCCGATGGATTGAACCTGTTTGCCATGGTGCACGGCAATCCACTCAGGTTTGTCGACAGGCAAGGGCTGGTGGGCGCTGACACCGTGCAGGCCGTTACAGCGACAGCGGCCAGGGAGTTCACCAGTGCCTTCATCGCTTCGGCCGCCCAATACGCGGTAGCAGCGGTGTGGAGCCCCTTTAGTCCGGTGACCACCGTTACAGGAGCGATATTGGGTGGAGCTACCGGCGCGATGAGCGGCTATGCCACAGCGAATTGGGCACAAAACAGAGTTACGGTCGGTGACCCACAGAGCTGGACGCCGCTGCTAGCGAAAGCTTCTGGCGTGGCACTGGGTGCCGCGCTAGGGGCGGCGCCTTCGCTCATCGGTCATTTCAATCCCAGGGGTAATACTGCTGCGGCCACCCAAATCGGCAGTTTTTTCGGAAACGTGCTTCGCGAACTGTCGTTTCAAAAACTGTCAAACGCTGGATCAAACAACACGATGCCTGGTGGCCCAGATCTCAATACGGGATTAATTGGATCGGCCGTTGTCGGCCTGACTGGGGGCGCAGCAGGATTCGCGGGGGCCACACTGTTTGGCAGCAGCAATGTCGGGCTCGGGCTTCAATCAACGCTGATTGCTCCCATGGCCACAATGGCTGGAGCCGCAGGGTCATCGGTTGTCAGAGCGGCACGGGGAGCCGCAAATGTTCAGGCAAAACCAGGAGATCCCGCATTCAATCCGGTCAAGGGTGCAATAGGCCTCACCAGCCGGCACTTCCTCGCGTCTTTAGGCCAACTGGCCAATCAGGCTGTGGAACAGATTCCGGGATACAGCTCCTTGTCTCCGGAAACCAGAGCCGGTGTAACCCGGGCTGTTGGCAACGCTATCGGCGAAATGCGTTTGACCTACTTGAATGCCCTCAACCCGGGGTGGTACGCAGAGTTCGGGGAAACAACCTGGGACGTGGAAAACCAGGCCATCGGGCTGGGCGTTGAGGGAGGAGGCGTACCGATTTCGAGCAGCACGGCTGTAGACACAACGATCAGCGAAGTTTTCTATACAACGAGTGAAATCCTCCCCGGACAACACAGATATTCACAATCCGATCTGCCTTTTCAGATGACACCCATGTAA
- a CDS encoding alpha/beta hydrolase produces MSQQIFFAHANGFPSGTYGKLFAALAPEYQVTHLQQHAHDPRFPADDNWYNLVDELIHHLRQQPEPVWGVGHSFGGVLHLHAALRCPELYRGVVMLDSPVLTRTDQWVIRAAKRFGFIDRLTPAGRTLGRREEFADLDSARRYFAGKTLFRSFDPECFDAYLQHGLHKVGDKLRLRFDPATEISIYRGVPHTSPGRTRQLKVPLAVVRGHKSKVVMRHHASSVGRMPQGESLSMPGGHMFPLERPQDTAALLKNLFSRWESRGQQDCA; encoded by the coding sequence ATGTCGCAACAGATATTTTTCGCTCACGCCAACGGGTTCCCTTCGGGCACCTACGGCAAATTGTTCGCGGCGCTGGCGCCCGAGTATCAGGTGACGCATCTGCAGCAGCACGCCCATGACCCGCGTTTCCCGGCGGACGATAATTGGTACAACCTGGTGGATGAACTGATCCATCACCTCCGGCAACAGCCGGAACCGGTGTGGGGCGTCGGCCATTCGTTCGGCGGCGTACTGCACCTGCACGCGGCATTGCGATGCCCCGAGCTGTATCGCGGGGTGGTAATGCTCGATTCTCCAGTGCTGACCCGGACCGATCAGTGGGTCATCCGTGCGGCCAAGCGTTTTGGTTTCATTGATCGCCTGACCCCGGCCGGCCGCACATTGGGGCGACGGGAAGAATTTGCCGACCTCGACAGCGCCCGCCGCTATTTCGCGGGCAAAACCCTGTTTCGCAGCTTCGATCCCGAATGTTTCGATGCCTACCTGCAACATGGTTTGCACAAGGTGGGTGACAAATTGCGCCTGCGTTTCGATCCGGCCACGGAAATCAGCATTTACCGTGGCGTACCGCACACCAGTCCGGGTCGTACGCGGCAACTGAAAGTGCCGCTGGCGGTGGTTCGTGGGCACAAAAGCAAGGTAGTGATGCGCCATCACGCCAGTTCGGTCGGGCGCATGCCGCAAGGCGAATCCCTGAGCATGCCGGGTGGTCATATGTTTCCCCTCGAACGTCCGCAGGACACTGCCGCGCTGCTGAAGAACCTGTTCAGCCGTTGGGAAAGTCGCGGCCAACAGGACTGCGCATGA